The genomic region CCGGGGTTACGCCGCGCAGAACTCGTTGCCCTCGGGGTCCCGCATGATCCACCAATGCCCGGCCGGTCCCTTGTCGACCTCGCGGACCGGGGTGGCGCCGAGCTCCTGGAGCCGCTCGACCAGTGGGCCGAGGCCGCCGGGTCCGCCGTGGATGTCGACGTGCAGACGGTTCTTGCCGGACTTCTCCTCGGGAACGTCCTGGAAGAGCAGCCGCCGCCCGCCGCCCATGCCGCTGGTCTCGTCGAACGGGTCGTCGGGGTGGCGGATCGCGGCGTAGCCGCGGAAGGTCTTGCGGCCGTCGCGCTCGGTGACCGCGTCCTCGGCGAGCTGTCCGGCGGCCAGCAGCCGCGTGATGAGCGGGCTCGGGTCCTCCACCACGTAGCCCAGCGCGGCGGCCCAGAAATCGGCGAGAACCGGCGCGTCCCTGCTGTCGATGACGAGCTTCCAGTGCAGTGCCATGACTCCACTCTCCCGCATCCTCGCGGTCCGCGAGAGTCCGGCGGTCCGGGGAGCGGTGCGGAACCCGTCGGAAGGCGGTGCGAGGGGTGGGCCGCTCCCCGCGCGGGAGCGGCCCACCCCTGGGTCAGGAGGTCACCGACCAGGTCAGGGTGTCGGTCGCGGCGGTCTTCGCCTTCGGGTCGCGCAGCGAGTCCGTGGTGTCCGTGACGCGCGCCATGAGGGTGTGGGTGCGCCCGTCCGCGGTGACGCCGAGCTGCCCGGGCACCACGCTCGTCAGGCCCTTGGCCTGCGTGACCTCGGTGCCGTCGACGTACCACCGCAGGTCGAGCCGGGAAAGGCCGGCCGCCAGAGCGGCGACGTTCACGGTGACCGTCTGGCCGCGGCTCACGGTGGTGGCGGTGGTGGCCGCGGTGAGGGACGAGGCGTACCGGTAGAAGCCGCTGATCATGGCTTCCCGGCCCGGCAGGTTGAACTTGTCCGTGGAGAGCGACCGCATCAGGGAGTCCGCGGTGGGCCGGTAGACGCCCAGCGGATAGTACGAACTGCCCGTGTACGTACCGACGGTGCCGCCGGAGGGGTCGCTCTCGCCGAGCCAGCGGTACCACTTCGCCTGGGCGGAGGTCAGCTGCGCGGCGGTGCGGACGGTGGAGTTGGGCTCGACCGGCTCCGCTCCGGTGTACGTGCCGTAGCTGTCGTACGTGTACTCGTCGGCGAGCAGGCCGATCGAGTGGCCTATCTCGTGCGCGGCGATCAGGCTGGA from Streptomyces sp. NBC_00102 harbors:
- a CDS encoding VOC family protein, translated to MALHWKLVIDSRDAPVLADFWAAALGYVVEDPSPLITRLLAAGQLAEDAVTERDGRKTFRGYAAIRHPDDPFDETSGMGGGRRLLFQDVPEEKSGKNRLHVDIHGGPGGLGPLVERLQELGATPVREVDKGPAGHWWIMRDPEGNEFCAA